The Methylomusa anaerophila genome has a segment encoding these proteins:
- a CDS encoding LptA/OstA family protein — MKRKVFVALVLFLFTFTSIAAVALAKPIIKADTTYYDINTGLYVLKGNVYVEVKDRIITAGVARVSMGSLEVWGSEGITLTQGGISLVADRVHVYGTENRAVIDGNVNFKQTDLTIVADKADFDWRTKLGVFSGNVQITQGNSSWSADSATYNVETNTLL; from the coding sequence ATGAAGCGAAAAGTTTTCGTGGCTCTGGTGTTGTTCCTATTTACTTTTACCAGCATAGCGGCGGTTGCATTGGCGAAACCTATCATCAAAGCCGATACTACTTACTACGATATAAATACCGGTCTTTATGTGCTGAAAGGCAATGTATATGTTGAGGTAAAAGATCGAATCATAACTGCCGGTGTGGCAAGAGTCAGCATGGGTTCACTCGAAGTCTGGGGCTCGGAAGGTATAACACTTACGCAAGGTGGTATTTCTCTAGTCGCCGATAGGGTTCATGTATACGGCACCGAGAATAGGGCTGTTATTGACGGCAACGTAAATTTTAAACAGACGGACTTGACTATAGTCGCCGATAAAGCGGATTTTGACTGGCGCACCAAACTGGGCGTATTTAGCGGTAACGTGCAGATCACACAGGGGAACAGCAGTTGGTCGGCTGACTCTGCAACTTATAACGTCGAAACAAATACTCTGCTATAG
- a CDS encoding TetR/AcrR family transcriptional regulator, with the protein MDELKDLILDKAKDRFDRFGFKKTTMDEISRDCKISKKTIYEQFKDKEDLFICLFIRESRKAREIIFARMGEIIDPLDKLIQLVKTATSYFNEDNFLTRLLKSNDDLFSPFLIMKYRCIAEEEVISIIADIISEGKKQGKLRDVDEKVTAYAGLKLFQAFSYMQTMEFCKEKEAQGYYTDVLVDFLVNAIIKK; encoded by the coding sequence TTGGATGAACTAAAAGATCTTATTCTTGATAAAGCAAAAGACAGATTTGACCGGTTCGGTTTTAAAAAGACGACGATGGACGAAATTAGCAGGGATTGCAAAATTTCAAAAAAGACGATTTATGAACAATTTAAAGACAAGGAAGATTTGTTCATATGTTTATTTATCAGAGAAAGCCGTAAGGCCCGGGAAATCATATTTGCCCGTATGGGTGAAATCATTGACCCCCTTGACAAGTTAATCCAATTGGTTAAAACGGCAACATCGTATTTTAATGAAGACAACTTTTTAACTCGACTCTTAAAAAGTAATGATGATTTGTTTTCCCCCTTTCTGATTATGAAATATCGTTGCATCGCTGAAGAAGAGGTCATTTCGATCATTGCCGACATTATCAGTGAGGGGAAAAAACAGGGAAAACTCCGGGATGTGGACGAAAAGGTTACTGCTTACGCTGGTTTAAAACTTTTCCAGGCATTCAGTTACATGCAAACAATGGAATTTTGCAAGGAAAAGGAAGCGCAGGGTTATTACACTGATGTACTAGTCGATTTTCTGGTAAATGCCATTATCAAGAAGTAG
- a CDS encoding 4Fe-4S binding protein encodes MHFEGKDEFLEERLAKFDNWIKEGKIPTSSKVIPVLESLSGLQWILPTQQAVEILRNMRTFALANCMCRERYNRCDNPLEICILTNDAADQWVAEGKARYVTLDEAKARLKMAHEYGLVHLTFYNPSQYIYALCSCCECCCHDLQFMKKYQRPDLIAHADYVAEVDTNACVQCGACVKRCVFDAQEHNGKSVLFHQEKCYGCGLCVTTCPTNAIGMKLRQKLTRQRF; translated from the coding sequence ATGCATTTTGAAGGCAAGGATGAATTTCTTGAGGAACGTTTAGCTAAATTTGATAATTGGATAAAGGAAGGCAAAATTCCCACATCCTCCAAAGTTATTCCTGTATTGGAATCTTTGTCAGGGCTTCAGTGGATATTACCGACCCAGCAGGCGGTAGAGATTTTGCGCAATATGCGAACCTTTGCTTTAGCCAATTGTATGTGTCGTGAACGCTATAATCGTTGTGACAATCCATTGGAGATATGTATTCTTACTAATGACGCTGCTGATCAATGGGTTGCGGAGGGAAAGGCCCGATATGTCACCCTTGACGAAGCTAAGGCAAGGTTAAAGATGGCTCATGAATATGGTTTGGTACATCTTACTTTCTATAATCCCAGCCAATATATTTATGCCTTATGCAGTTGTTGCGAATGCTGTTGTCATGACCTTCAATTCATGAAAAAGTATCAACGACCTGATCTTATCGCTCATGCCGATTATGTTGCAGAAGTGGACACAAATGCTTGCGTACAGTGCGGCGCTTGCGTCAAACGTTGTGTTTTCGACGCCCAGGAGCATAATGGAAAATCAGTATTGTTTCATCAGGAAAAATGCTACGGCTGCGGCTTATGTGTTACTACTTGCCCAACCAATGCTATCGGGATGAAATTGCGGCAAAAATTAACACGTCAAAGGTTTTAA